In Pseudonocardia cypriaca, a single genomic region encodes these proteins:
- a CDS encoding SAM-dependent methyltransferase has product MTEPNRDIRTDVPGAARIWNYWLGGKDNYEADRLAAEAALKFYDMATFARQSRQFLTRVVRFLAGEAGIRQFLDIGTGLPTMQNTHEIAQAVAPESRIVYVDNDPIVLLHARVLLRNTTPEGVTDYIEADYHDPDLIIDRARRILDFEQPIAVMFMGVLGHAKSFEASHATVARMVDAVPSGSYLAIWDGNDTNPDLNALAENYAKSGGVPYIQQPVEHIRGYFSGLDMVEPGLVTVTEWRPDAAEVGDVEPLPETTCGVARKP; this is encoded by the coding sequence ATGACGGAGCCGAACCGCGACATCAGGACCGACGTGCCCGGCGCGGCCCGCATCTGGAACTACTGGCTCGGCGGCAAGGACAACTACGAGGCCGACCGGCTCGCCGCCGAGGCCGCGCTGAAGTTCTACGACATGGCCACCTTCGCCAGGCAGTCGCGCCAGTTCCTCACCCGGGTCGTGCGTTTCCTGGCGGGCGAGGCCGGGATCCGTCAGTTCCTCGACATCGGGACCGGCCTGCCCACCATGCAGAACACCCACGAGATCGCGCAGGCGGTCGCGCCGGAGTCCCGGATCGTCTACGTGGACAACGACCCGATCGTGCTCCTGCACGCGCGGGTGCTGCTGAGGAACACCACGCCCGAAGGCGTCACCGACTACATCGAGGCCGACTACCACGACCCCGACCTCATCATCGACCGGGCACGTCGCATCCTGGACTTCGAGCAGCCGATCGCGGTCATGTTCATGGGCGTGCTCGGCCACGCCAAGAGCTTCGAGGCATCGCACGCGACCGTTGCGCGCATGGTGGACGCCGTGCCCTCGGGCAGCTACCTGGCCATCTGGGACGGCAACGACACCAACCCCGATCTCAACGCGCTCGCCGAGAACTACGCGAAGTCCGGGGGCGTGCCCTACATCCAGCAACCCGTCGAGCACATCCGCGGCTACTTCTCCGGGTTGGACATGGTCGAACCCGGCCTGGTCACCGTCACCGAATGGCGGCCGGACGCCGCCGAGGTCGGCGACGTCGAGCCCCTGCCGGAGACCACGTGCGGGGTGGCGCGCAAGCCCTGA
- a CDS encoding DUF378 domain-containing protein, with protein MKIADVVTAVLLIIGGLNWGLVALAEFDLVAAIFGLSFGETNVVTRLVYALVGLSALYQAARLPAMQRRSVSRSSAGRV; from the coding sequence GTGAAGATCGCTGACGTTGTCACCGCGGTGTTGCTGATCATCGGTGGGCTCAACTGGGGGCTCGTCGCGCTCGCCGAGTTCGACCTGGTGGCCGCGATATTCGGGTTGTCGTTCGGCGAGACGAACGTGGTCACCCGCCTCGTCTACGCGCTCGTCGGGCTGTCCGCGCTGTACCAGGCGGCCCGGTTGCCCGCCATGCAGCGGCGGTCGGTGTCCCGGTCGTCGGCCGGCCGCGTCTGA
- a CDS encoding MFS transporter: MDESLKHVKTPRKAAISSWIGSALEYYDFFIYGTAAALVFPKIFFPTGNPAAATIASLATFGVAYVARPVGSFILGHLGDTIGRKNVLVITLVGMGLATFLIGLLPTYEQIGITAPILLLVLRVAQGLAVAGEQSSASSASLEHAPEDRRAYYTSFTLAGTQGGNILATLVFIPVGALPEDALLSWGWRIPFLLSAIVMFVGLWIRRALQESPVFVEEKERQEVRRAPLPVLFRNYTPEVLKVLFAALVSVISTLFSIYALTYGVNTMGLSRTSMLWMVALANVVALGAIPLWGMLADRIGRKPVYVVGALGPAILIWPFIWAISQQNIALVFVFGILQSGIVYSAYSGAAFALWNEQFDTRVRMSGVAVGTQFGFALGGFAPSIAAALAGPQLENWVPVAMLGSGAALVAMIAALTMRETYRVPLEGLGKPERASA; encoded by the coding sequence ATGGACGAGTCCCTGAAGCACGTGAAGACGCCGAGGAAGGCTGCGATCAGCTCCTGGATCGGCAGCGCCCTCGAGTACTACGACTTCTTCATCTACGGCACGGCCGCGGCGCTGGTCTTCCCGAAGATCTTCTTCCCCACGGGCAACCCGGCCGCGGCCACGATCGCCTCGCTCGCGACGTTCGGTGTGGCCTACGTGGCCCGCCCGGTCGGCTCGTTCATCCTCGGGCACCTCGGTGACACCATCGGGCGCAAGAACGTCCTCGTGATCACGCTGGTCGGGATGGGTCTGGCGACGTTCCTGATCGGGCTCCTGCCGACGTACGAGCAGATCGGCATCACCGCACCGATCCTGCTGCTGGTCCTGCGCGTGGCGCAGGGCCTCGCGGTTGCGGGTGAGCAGTCGAGTGCGAGCTCCGCCAGCCTGGAGCACGCCCCGGAGGACCGCCGCGCCTACTACACGAGTTTCACCCTCGCCGGCACGCAGGGCGGCAACATCCTCGCCACGCTGGTGTTCATCCCGGTCGGCGCGCTCCCGGAGGACGCGCTGCTGAGCTGGGGCTGGCGGATCCCGTTCCTGCTGAGCGCCATCGTGATGTTCGTCGGGCTGTGGATCCGGCGTGCCCTGCAGGAGAGCCCCGTCTTCGTCGAGGAGAAGGAACGCCAGGAGGTGCGCCGGGCCCCCCTGCCGGTGCTGTTCCGCAACTACACGCCCGAGGTGCTCAAGGTGCTCTTCGCGGCCCTCGTCTCGGTGATCAGCACGCTCTTCTCGATCTACGCCCTGACCTACGGCGTCAACACGATGGGACTGTCCCGCACGAGCATGCTCTGGATGGTCGCCCTCGCGAACGTCGTGGCGCTCGGCGCGATCCCGCTGTGGGGGATGCTCGCCGACCGGATCGGCCGCAAGCCCGTCTACGTCGTCGGCGCCCTCGGTCCGGCGATCCTGATCTGGCCCTTCATCTGGGCGATCAGCCAGCAGAACATCGCACTGGTCTTCGTCTTCGGCATCCTGCAGTCGGGGATCGTCTACAGCGCGTACAGCGGGGCCGCGTTCGCGCTGTGGAACGAGCAGTTCGACACCCGGGTCCGGATGTCCGGGGTGGCGGTCGGAACGCAGTTCGGCTTCGCGCTCGGCGGCTTCGCCCCGTCGATCGCCGCAGCCCTCGCCGGCCCGCAGCTGGAGAACTGGGTGCCGGTCGCGATGCTCGGATCCGGCGCGGCGCTCGTCGCGATGATCGCCGCCCTCACCATGCGCGAGACCTACCGCGTTCCGCTGGAGGGGCTGGGGAAGCCGGAGCGGGCGTCGGCCTGA
- a CDS encoding TetR/AcrR family transcriptional regulator produces MATGTESTRQRQRDADRTRAEILDVATEEFATRGLAGARVDEIAAKTRTTKRMIYYYFGSKQGLYVAVLERAYAQIRSLEQRLDVEHLDPARAMRALAELTLDHHASHPAFIRLVSIENIHHAEHLRTSPVLSSLAAPAVDVLGRILERGRTAGLFRDDVDALDVHMIISSFCVFRIANRHTFQAIFGRDMLDPRSADHHRRMIGDLVLEYLTAHVGRA; encoded by the coding sequence GTGGCAACGGGGACGGAGAGCACGCGGCAGCGGCAGCGCGATGCCGACCGCACCCGTGCCGAGATCCTCGACGTCGCCACCGAGGAGTTCGCCACGCGCGGCCTGGCCGGGGCCCGGGTCGACGAGATCGCCGCGAAGACCCGCACGACGAAGCGGATGATCTACTACTACTTCGGCAGCAAGCAGGGTCTCTACGTGGCGGTGCTGGAGCGCGCGTACGCGCAGATCCGCTCCCTGGAGCAGCGGCTCGACGTCGAGCACCTCGACCCGGCCCGCGCGATGCGTGCGCTCGCCGAGCTGACCCTCGACCACCACGCGTCGCACCCGGCGTTCATCCGCCTGGTGAGCATCGAGAACATCCACCACGCCGAGCACCTGCGGACATCGCCGGTGCTGTCCAGCCTCGCGGCACCCGCGGTCGACGTACTGGGCCGCATCCTCGAGCGCGGTCGCACGGCCGGGCTCTTCCGCGACGACGTCGACGCGCTCGACGTTCACATGATCATCAGCTCGTTCTGCGTCTTCCGCATCGCGAACCGGCACACCTTCCAGGCCATCTTCGGCCGCGACATGCTCGATCCCCGGTCGGCCGACCACCACCGGCGCATGATCGGTGATCTCGTCCTCGAGTACCTGACCGCTCACGTCGGCCGCGCCTGA
- a CDS encoding shikimate dehydrogenase: MSIDASTADLLVGLIGSGIGPSLSPALHMREARELDLRYRYVRLDLDVLKVPPEAIGDLVEQARAAGYRGLNVTHPCKQLVIPHLDALDPAAEAIGAVNTVVFDDSDRRGGAIGYNTDWTGFRDGLLDGLPDARLGRVVLIGAGGAGAAAGHALLSIDAGTVDVLDVDAARAVRLAAALTDRFGPGRATGGGTNDLVARLEAADGLVHATPMGMSEHPGLPVPPTLLRPELWVAEIVYRPLDTELLRAARAAGCATLDGGRMAVHQAAESFRLFTGLHADVDRMRQHLTELVRSEPGGGAGRVA, from the coding sequence GTGAGCATCGACGCCAGCACCGCCGACCTCCTCGTGGGGCTCATCGGGTCCGGCATCGGCCCGTCCCTGTCGCCGGCACTGCACATGCGGGAGGCCCGGGAGCTCGACCTGCGCTACCGCTACGTGCGGCTCGACCTCGATGTCCTGAAGGTGCCGCCCGAGGCGATCGGCGACCTGGTGGAGCAGGCGCGGGCCGCGGGGTACCGCGGGCTCAACGTCACGCACCCGTGCAAGCAGCTCGTCATCCCGCACCTGGACGCGCTCGATCCCGCCGCGGAGGCGATCGGTGCGGTCAACACGGTCGTCTTCGACGACAGCGATCGTCGTGGCGGCGCCATCGGGTACAACACGGACTGGACGGGTTTCCGCGACGGTCTCCTGGACGGGCTGCCGGACGCACGGCTCGGCCGTGTCGTGCTGATCGGCGCAGGCGGCGCCGGTGCGGCCGCGGGCCACGCACTGCTGTCGATCGACGCCGGCACGGTCGACGTCCTCGACGTGGACGCCGCGCGCGCCGTTCGCCTCGCCGCCGCGCTGACCGACCGCTTCGGACCGGGCCGAGCCACCGGCGGGGGCACGAACGACCTCGTCGCCCGGCTGGAGGCGGCCGACGGGCTGGTGCACGCGACCCCCATGGGAATGTCCGAGCATCCGGGCCTGCCGGTCCCGCCGACGCTCCTGCGCCCCGAGCTGTGGGTCGCCGAGATCGTCTACCGCCCGCTCGACACCGAACTGCTCCGTGCGGCTCGCGCAGCGGGCTGCGCCACGCTGGACGGGGGCCGCATGGCGGTGCACCAGGCCGCCGAGTCGTTCCGGCTGTTCACCGGGCTGCACGCCGACGTAGACCGGATGCGCCAGCACCTCACCGAGCTGGTGCGCAGCGAGCCGGGAGGGGGAGCTGGTCGTGTCGCATGA
- a CDS encoding bifunctional sugar phosphate isomerase/epimerase/4-hydroxyphenylpyruvate dioxygenase family protein: MSHERSIATVCLSGTLEDKVAAAAAAGFDGIEVFEPDLVASPWTPAELAARCADLGLTIDLYQPFRDLDSTDPDRFARNLRRLDRKLDVMAQLGTSTLLVCSSVAADAVDDRGRLAEQLAAAADRAAAHGLRIAYEALAWGRHVGTWERSWDAVRRADHPALGLCLDSFHVLSRAGDPAGFADIAPGKIFFLQLADAPHLQMDVLQWSRHHRLFPGQGAFDLPGFLARVLDAGYTGPLSLEVFNDVFRQADPARTAVDAMRSLLWLEDQVAGERPDLGLPARPAAPRLSGYSFVELAVDGVSGPRVGDVLARLGFTHAGQHRSKPVQLWVQGDAALLLNASVVRPAETGVAEVAALGLESEDPTGSALRATSLLAPVLPRTRGVAEADLSAVAAPDGTQLFFTRTVPDGWPADFLPTGATGDGGAGITRTDHVGLTQPFDSFDEATLFYREVLGLGPEEVTEIPAPFGLVRDRAVTNPERSVRLSLTAALLRRGEWSPGVPAPQHVAFGTEDIVTTARALRAAGAPLLEVPANYHDDLDARFDLDPVRLSTMRELGVFYDETADGAYLHLYTEVLGGRVFFEVVQRISGYDGYGAANAPVRMAAHRRARLATP; this comes from the coding sequence GTGTCGCATGAACGCTCGATCGCGACGGTCTGCCTGTCGGGCACGCTCGAGGACAAGGTCGCCGCCGCGGCGGCGGCCGGGTTCGACGGGATCGAGGTCTTCGAGCCCGACCTCGTCGCATCGCCGTGGACGCCCGCCGAGCTCGCGGCCCGGTGCGCCGACCTCGGCCTGACGATCGACCTCTACCAGCCCTTCCGCGACCTCGACTCGACCGATCCCGACCGCTTCGCGCGGAACCTGCGCCGCCTCGATCGGAAGCTCGACGTCATGGCGCAGCTGGGGACGTCGACGCTGCTCGTGTGCTCCTCGGTCGCGGCCGACGCCGTCGACGACCGGGGACGGCTCGCGGAGCAGCTCGCCGCGGCCGCCGACCGGGCCGCCGCCCACGGGCTGCGGATCGCGTACGAGGCGCTCGCGTGGGGCCGGCACGTCGGCACCTGGGAACGCTCGTGGGACGCCGTCCGCCGCGCCGACCACCCGGCGCTCGGGCTGTGCCTGGACAGCTTCCACGTCCTGTCCCGCGCCGGCGACCCCGCCGGGTTCGCCGACATCGCACCCGGCAAGATCTTCTTCCTCCAGCTGGCCGATGCCCCCCACCTGCAGATGGACGTCCTGCAGTGGAGCCGCCACCACCGCCTCTTCCCCGGCCAGGGCGCCTTCGACCTGCCCGGCTTCCTCGCGCGCGTCCTCGACGCCGGGTACACCGGGCCGCTGTCGCTCGAGGTCTTCAACGACGTCTTCCGGCAGGCCGACCCGGCACGCACCGCCGTCGACGCCATGCGCTCCCTGCTGTGGCTCGAGGACCAGGTGGCGGGCGAGCGACCCGACCTCGGCCTGCCCGCCCGTCCGGCAGCCCCGCGGCTCAGCGGGTACTCGTTCGTCGAGCTGGCCGTCGACGGGGTCTCCGGACCCCGGGTCGGCGACGTGCTGGCCCGCCTCGGGTTCACCCACGCCGGGCAGCACCGCAGCAAGCCCGTCCAGCTGTGGGTGCAGGGGGACGCCGCGCTGCTGCTCAACGCCTCGGTCGTACGGCCCGCCGAGACCGGGGTGGCCGAGGTCGCCGCACTGGGGTTGGAGAGCGAGGACCCGACGGGCTCGGCGCTGCGGGCCACGTCGCTGCTCGCCCCCGTGCTCCCCCGCACCCGCGGCGTGGCCGAGGCCGACCTCTCCGCCGTCGCGGCCCCCGACGGCACCCAGCTGTTCTTCACCCGCACCGTCCCCGACGGCTGGCCCGCCGACTTCCTCCCCACCGGCGCGACCGGCGACGGCGGCGCCGGGATCACGCGGACCGACCACGTCGGCCTCACCCAGCCGTTCGACTCCTTCGACGAGGCCACCCTCTTCTACCGGGAGGTACTCGGGCTCGGCCCCGAGGAGGTCACCGAGATCCCGGCACCCTTCGGCCTGGTCCGCGACCGCGCCGTGACGAACCCCGAGCGCTCCGTGCGCCTCAGCCTGACGGCCGCCCTGCTGCGGCGGGGCGAGTGGTCCCCGGGTGTCCCGGCACCCCAGCACGTCGCGTTCGGCACCGAGGACATCGTCACCACGGCTCGTGCGCTGCGCGCGGCGGGCGCACCGCTGCTGGAGGTCCCCGCCAACTACCACGACGACCTCGACGCCCGCTTCGACCTCGACCCGGTCCGGCTCTCCACGATGCGCGAGCTCGGCGTCTTCTACGACGAGACCGCCGACGGGGCGTACCTCCACCTCTACACGGAGGTGCTCGGCGGACGCGTGTTCTTCGAGGTCGTCCAGCGGATCAGCGGCTACGACGGGTACGGAGCGGCCAACGCGCCGGTCCGGATGGCCGCCCACCGCCGAGCTCGCCTCGCGACGCCTTGA
- a CDS encoding LysR family transcriptional regulator, whose protein sequence is MDVDLRKLRYFVAVAEHLHFGRAADALHIAQPVLSRQIRALEGELKVSLFDRNRRSTSLTEAGEQLLADARPLLAGAEALRRRVAEAAAGKRTFTIGFMPGLVVTSAVRTLLARHPQLDVKVLRTSWDDQTDVIHDGRADVSYVRLPVETRGLGMRPLLTEPRVVVLPADHRLAGKESVAVADLADEHLLQDPDAVPEWRDIATELRTGTRVPQPQVRTVEEKLEHVAAGRGVVVLPLSTATFYTRPDVVHAAVRDLGPNHVCLAWDASRRSRLVQEFVAIALERSAGR, encoded by the coding sequence ATGGACGTCGACCTGCGCAAGCTGCGCTATTTCGTCGCGGTGGCCGAACACCTGCACTTCGGCCGTGCCGCGGACGCGCTGCACATCGCGCAGCCGGTGCTCTCCCGCCAGATCCGGGCTCTGGAGGGCGAGCTCAAGGTGTCGTTGTTCGACCGCAACCGCCGCTCCACCTCGCTCACCGAAGCCGGGGAGCAGTTGCTCGCCGACGCCCGCCCCCTGCTCGCCGGGGCCGAGGCGCTGCGCCGCCGGGTCGCCGAGGCAGCCGCCGGCAAGCGCACGTTCACGATCGGGTTCATGCCGGGCCTGGTCGTCACCTCCGCGGTGCGCACCCTGCTCGCTCGGCACCCGCAGCTCGACGTGAAGGTGCTGCGGACCAGCTGGGACGACCAGACCGACGTGATCCACGACGGCCGGGCCGACGTCAGCTACGTGCGGCTACCGGTCGAGACCCGCGGGCTGGGTATGCGGCCGCTGCTGACCGAACCACGGGTCGTCGTACTGCCGGCCGACCACCGGCTGGCGGGCAAGGAGTCGGTCGCGGTCGCGGACCTGGCCGACGAGCACCTCCTGCAGGACCCCGACGCCGTCCCGGAGTGGCGTGACATCGCCACCGAGCTGCGTACCGGGACGCGGGTGCCGCAGCCGCAGGTGCGCACGGTCGAGGAGAAGCTGGAGCACGTCGCCGCCGGGCGCGGGGTGGTGGTGCTGCCATTGTCGACGGCCACGTTCTACACCCGCCCCGACGTCGTTCACGCTGCCGTGCGCGACCTCGGACCCAACCACGTGTGCTTGGCCTGGGACGCCTCCCGCCGCAGCCGGCTCGTCCAGGAGTTCGTGGCGATCGCGCTGGAACGGTCGGCAGGCCGGTGA
- a CDS encoding SDR family oxidoreductase → MDLEGSRVVLLGGTSGIGFATAEAAAERGAEVTVVSGNPASVERALAALPTGTRGHAVDLNDPAQVQSLFAGLDLDHLVYTAGEPLALMPVAELDLDRARAFFGLRYFGVLAAVHAAAPHIRAGGSITLTTGTASVRPGPGWSVAASICGAVEALTRTLAVELAPIRVNAVQPGVIRSPLWSGMSEAGREQMYREVGASLPAGRVGEVEDIAAGYLSLMTQPYATGTILTLDGGTLVA, encoded by the coding sequence ATGGACCTCGAAGGTTCACGCGTCGTCCTGCTCGGCGGCACGTCCGGCATCGGGTTCGCGACGGCGGAGGCCGCCGCGGAACGCGGCGCCGAGGTGACCGTCGTGTCCGGCAACCCGGCGAGTGTCGAACGCGCGCTCGCAGCACTGCCGACCGGCACGCGTGGGCATGCCGTCGACCTCAACGACCCGGCACAGGTCCAGTCCCTATTCGCCGGGCTCGATCTCGACCACCTCGTGTACACGGCGGGCGAACCGCTCGCGCTCATGCCGGTGGCCGAGCTCGACCTCGACAGGGCGCGGGCGTTCTTCGGCCTGCGTTACTTCGGCGTGCTCGCAGCGGTCCACGCCGCCGCCCCGCACATCCGCGCGGGCGGTTCGATCACCCTGACGACCGGCACCGCATCGGTCCGCCCCGGGCCGGGCTGGTCGGTGGCGGCGAGCATCTGCGGGGCCGTGGAGGCACTGACGCGGACGCTGGCCGTCGAGCTCGCGCCGATCAGGGTCAACGCCGTGCAGCCCGGCGTCATCCGGTCGCCGCTCTGGTCGGGCATGTCCGAGGCCGGCCGGGAGCAGATGTACCGCGAGGTCGGCGCGTCCCTCCCGGCAGGACGCGTCGGCGAGGTCGAGGACATCGCCGCGGGCTACCTGTCGCTGATGACCCAGCCGTACGCCACCGGCACGATCCTCACCCTGGACGGCGGGACGCTCGTCGCCTGA
- a CDS encoding VOC family protein, giving the protein MEAVEEREGGLRYVCGATEFHLFQSSGVASGESTQIGFEVEDIDAAVAELRARGVRFEPFDIAGFEVEDDIVAVPDNYPSKGSGERGAFFRDSEGNLLALGQATR; this is encoded by the coding sequence CTGGAGGCCGTCGAGGAGCGCGAGGGCGGGCTGCGCTACGTGTGCGGGGCGACGGAGTTCCACCTGTTCCAGTCGTCCGGGGTCGCCTCGGGGGAGTCGACGCAGATCGGCTTCGAGGTGGAGGACATCGATGCGGCCGTGGCCGAGCTACGGGCGCGCGGGGTGCGGTTCGAGCCGTTCGACATCGCAGGCTTCGAAGTCGAGGACGACATCGTCGCCGTTCCCGACAACTACCCCAGCAAGGGCAGCGGCGAGCGGGGGGCCTTCTTCCGGGACAGCGAGGGGAACCTCTTGGCGCTCGGGCAGGCGACCCGCTAG
- a CDS encoding GntR family transcriptional regulator: MAFPGRSNDRAAEARARLLDLIQTLETGERIPAERELALRWGVARMTLRKAIDRLVLDGLLERRNRLGTYTSRPRVPRHLSISSFTEEMTRRGIRPPAAGPSACVA, encoded by the coding sequence ATGGCGTTCCCCGGAAGGTCCAACGACCGCGCGGCCGAGGCCAGGGCCCGCCTCCTCGACCTGATCCAGACGCTGGAGACCGGTGAGCGGATCCCGGCCGAGCGTGAGCTCGCGCTGCGATGGGGCGTCGCCCGGATGACGCTGCGGAAGGCGATCGACCGGCTCGTCCTCGACGGTTTGCTCGAGCGCCGCAACCGGCTCGGCACCTACACGAGCAGGCCGCGGGTTCCGCGGCACCTGTCCATCTCGTCGTTCACGGAGGAGATGACCCGCCGCGGCATCCGCCCCCCAGCAGCCGGACCCTCGGCCTGCGTCGCATGA
- a CDS encoding GntR family transcriptional regulator, giving the protein MKATTAVARRLRLPVGDPVIRFVRLRLADGEPMAVETNHVPAAIVPGLVEADLAGSWYALLSERYGIEISSGVANLEPAMPDERTAELLAITTAQPCFRVRTIVWDRGGRVVESGESVYRGDDFTLTVELLPAAGAAAQARPRRRAT; this is encoded by the coding sequence ATGAAGGCGACCACCGCCGTCGCGAGACGGCTGCGGCTTCCGGTCGGCGACCCCGTGATCCGGTTCGTGCGCCTGCGCCTCGCCGACGGTGAGCCGATGGCGGTGGAGACGAACCACGTGCCCGCCGCGATCGTGCCCGGCCTCGTCGAGGCCGACCTGGCCGGCTCGTGGTACGCCCTGCTCAGCGAGCGCTACGGGATCGAGATCAGCTCCGGTGTCGCCAACCTCGAACCGGCGATGCCGGACGAGCGGACCGCCGAGCTGCTCGCGATCACGACGGCGCAACCGTGCTTCCGGGTCCGCACCATCGTCTGGGACCGCGGCGGCCGCGTCGTCGAGTCGGGCGAGTCGGTGTACCGCGGCGACGACTTCACCCTCACCGTCGAGCTCCTGCCGGCCGCCGGTGCGGCCGCCCAGGCGCGCCCCCGGCGACGAGCCACCTGA